Proteins encoded in a region of the Zea mays cultivar B73 chromosome 4, Zm-B73-REFERENCE-NAM-5.0, whole genome shotgun sequence genome:
- the LOC100272948 gene encoding Pentatricopeptide repeat-containing protein At5g27460-like produces the protein MAAAARSRLAGLRLDLASRTAPNPKPLLSSAFSSSTISAPPAAGRVREDESGLLSRRLLRLRFRSPAGTAAAAVERWAQDRVHVSQPELRRAIGMLRRERRYEQALEIFSWMESCSSLRLSSWDHAARLDLIAKAYSTSQAEEYYNKLQSPATRQAASFPLLHCYVMERDVQKAETFMAQLQSHGLPVDPHSFNEIMKLYVATCQYEKVLSVIDLMKRNNIHRNVLSYNLWMNACAEVSGVDSVQSVFQVMLNDETVKVGWSTYCTLANIFRKNGLNNEAQACLVKAEAKLSPAGRLGYSFVMTCYAALNDSDGVMRMWEASKSVPGRIPTAYYMAAMSCSIKVGDISQAECIFGKWEAGCRKHDVRVSNVLLGAYVRNRWIEKAERLHLHMLEKGACPNYKTWEILMEGYVQSRQMDKAVGCMKKGLSLLKSCHWRPPVELMEAIGKHFEEQGSADDAYRYIKVLQRFNLTSLPLYKSLIRAYINADVVPPNVLEMIAKDQIDMDEEMDRLIIIAGKIDITCNG, from the exons ATGGCCGCTGCCGCGCGCTCGCGCCTCGCCGGCCTCCGCCTCGACCTCGCCTCCCGCACGGCACCAAACCCTAagcccctcctctcctccgccttcTCCTCCTCGACCATCTCCGCGCCTCCCGCGGCCGGCCGGGTCCGCGAGGACGAGAGTGGCCTCCTCTCGCGGCGCCTGCTCCGGCTCCGCTTCCGCTCGCCGGCCGGGACCGCCGCGGCTGCCGTCGAGAGATGGGCCCAGGACCGCGTCCACGTCTCGCAGCCGGAGCTTCGGCGCGCAATCGGGATGCTCCGGCGCGAACGTCGCTACGAGCAGGCCCTCGAG ATTTTCTCTTGGATGGAATCATGCAGCTCCCTTCGACTGTCGTCATGGGAtcatgcagcaagactggacttgaTTGCTAAAGCTTACAGTACTTCTCAAGCCGAGGAATACTACAACAAACTACAGAGCCCTGCTACCAGACAAGCAGCATCGTTCCCTCTCCTCCATTGCTATGTTATGGAAAGAGATGTACAGAAGGCTGAAACCTTCATGGCTCAGTTGCAGAGTCATGGGTTGCCCGTTGATCCTCACTCTTTCAATGAAATCATGAAGCTCTATGTTGCAACCTGTCAGTATGAGAAGGTCCTTAGTGTAATTGACCTCATGAAACGGAACAACATTCACAGAAATGTTCTCTCCTACAACCTTTGGATGAATGCTTGTGCTGAAGTCTCTGGTGTTGACTCGGTACAATCAGTGTTCCAGGTGATGTTGAATGATGAGACGGTCAAGGTTGGTTGGAGCACATACTGCACATTAGCCAACATTTTCAggaagaatggactgaacaatgaAGCGCAAGCGTGCCTTGTGAAAGCTGAAGCAAAATTGTCACCTGCAGGGCGCTTAGGATACTCTTTTGTAATGACATGTTATGCGGCTCTGAATGACAGCGATGGAGTTATGAGAATGTGGGAGGCTAGCAAAAGTGTGCCAGGTAGAATTCCCACTGCATACTACATGGCTGCTATGTCATGTTCAATAAAAGTTGGCGACATCAGCCAGGCCGAGTGTATCTTTGGAAAGTGGGAAGCAGGGTGCAGGAAGCATGATGTGAGGGTTTCAAATGTTCTTCTTGGTGCTTATGTGAGGAATAGGTGGATTGAAAAGGCTGAGAGGCTCCACCTCCACATGCTAGAGAAAGGAGCGTGTCCAAATTACAAGACATGGGAGATATTGATGGAGGGCTATGTTCAAAGCAGGCAAATGGACAAAGCTGTGGGTTGCATGAAGAAAGGTTTGTCTCTGTTGAAGAGTTGCCATTGGAGACCTCCAGTTGAACTGATGGAGGCCATTGGCAAACATttcgaggagcaaggaagtgctgaCGATGCATATCGATATATTAAGGTTCTCCAGAGATTTAACTTGACAAGCTTGCCCCTGTACAAGTCATTGATTCGAGCATATATCAATGCTGACGTTGTGCCACCAAATGTCCTTGAGATGATTGCAAAAGATCAGATTGATATGGATGAAGAAATGGACCGGTTGATCATAATCGCTGGCAAGATAGACATCACATGCAATGGATAG